From Scomber scombrus unplaced genomic scaffold, fScoSco1.1 SCAFFOLD_234, whole genome shotgun sequence, one genomic window encodes:
- the plekhf2 gene encoding pleckstrin homology domain-containing family F member 2 yields the protein MVDRLANSEANSKRIAVVESCFGAAGQPLAIPGRVLIGEGVLTKLCRKKPKARQFFLFNDILVYGNIVIQKKKYNKQHIIPLESVTIDTVPDEGDLRNGWLIKTPTKSFAVYAATATEKSEWMNHIGKCVGDLLQKSGKAPTGEHAAVWVPDSEATVCMRCQKVKFTPVSRRHHCRKCGFVVCGPCSEKKFLLPSQSSKPVRVCEFCFVQLTSGSLAPRSDSIGSRPGSKFNNLSDDEDEDDSSD from the coding sequence ATGGTGGACCGGCTTGCGAACAGCGAGGCCAACTCAAAGCGCATCGCCGTGGTGGAGAGCTGCTTCGGCGCGGCGGGCCAACCTCTCGCCATCCCGGGCCGCGTGCTGATCGGCGAGGGCGTCCTCACCAAACTCTGCCGCAAGAAACCCAAAGCTCGCCAGTTCTTCCTCTTCAACGACATCCTCGTCTACGGCAACATCGTGATCCAGAAGAAGAAGTACAACAAGCAGCACATCATCCCGTTGGAGAGCGTCACCATCGACACCGTCCCCGACGAGGGCGACCTCCGCAACGGCTGGCTCATCAAGACGCCGACAAAATCCTTCGCCGTGTACGCAGCCACCGCCACCGAGAAGTCCGAGTGGATGAACCACATCGGGAAGTGCGTCGGCGACCTGCTGCAGAAGAGCGGGAAGGCTCCGACGGGAGAGCACGCCGCCGTCTGGGTCCCCGACTCGGAGGCGACGGTGTGCATGCGCTGCCAGAAGGTGAAGTTCACGCCGGTGAGCCGCCGCCACCACTGCAGGAAGTGCGGCTTCGTGGTGTGCGGTCCGTGCTCGGAGAAGAAGTTCCTGCTGCCGAGCCAGTCGTCCAAACCCGTGAGAGTCTGCGAGTTCTGCTTCGTGCAGCTGACGTCGGGGAGCCTCGCGCCGCGCTCAGACTCCATCGGGAGCAGGCCGGGGTCGAAGTTCAACAACCTGTCGGACGACGAGGACGAAGACGACAGCAGtgactga